One segment of Brassica napus cultivar Da-Ae chromosome C3, Da-Ae, whole genome shotgun sequence DNA contains the following:
- the LOC125583908 gene encoding uncharacterized protein LOC125583908 has product MSLLLSHSPKIFIRKPVLVRASAGRSSSPLQTPPCFVRGEDPCGPDHVELRIAYATRFFPKLIKKAPVELVYNDASDAAVTTIGSSHGWVASLMHDVGTLRLHDDLNPAASDANPKRILLPPLVTLPHCQTQIITNVSLSSLSPEEEDCVVAVKFLGHQLSFCRPASQSNSKWFNIKIDNPCFFSSRVMFSKRHNMFRLPGAGGQLIGSWDLCEDKHTPKFQELRYHNLPELSKAERETMHSCFTSEHLVESRSTGETFLVKLFRQTVDGTSLKVKGTKLKTKGVMVFKVDDHGNAVYTQDIGDLAIFLSKSEPFCVRASSFPGVSPNHVYMLDVREVAYFKLTDSSIISYTHRFKAPYFCPPQNIEY; this is encoded by the coding sequence ATGTCTCTCCTTCTCAGCCACTCTCCGAAGATCTTCATTCGAAAACCGGTGTTGGTAAGAGCCTCTGCTGGCCGCTCATCTTCTCCGCTGCAAACCCCTCCTTGTTTCGTCCGTGGCGAGGATCCTTGTGGGCCGGATCATGTAGAACTCCGTATTGCATATGCTACTAGATTTTTTCCTAAACTGATAAAAAAGGCGCCTGTCGAGTTGGTGTATAACGATGCTAGTGATGCAGCGGTAACAACAATCGGGTCCTCTCACGGCTGGGTAGCCTCTTTGATGCATGACGTAGGCACTCTGCGTCTCCATGATGATCTAAACCCGGCTGCATCTGATGCAAATCCAAAACGCATCTTGCTGCCTCCTCTTGTAACTTTGCCTCATTGCCAAACCCAAATCATCACCAACGTTTCCTTGTCCTCACTATCTCCAGAGGAAGAAGATTGTGTCGTGGCTGTCAAGTTCTTGGGACACCAACTCAGCTTTTGCAGACCTGCTTCTCAAAGCAACTCCAAGTGGTTCAACATCAAAATCGACAACCCATGTTTCTTCTCCTCCCGTGTCATGTTCTCCAAGAGACATAACATGTTTCGCTTACCTGGAGCGGGAGGCCAACTCATTGGATCATGGGATCTCTGCGAAGACAAGCACACACCCAAGTTTCAGGAGTTGCGATATCACAACCTTCCCGAGCTGAGCAAAGCTGAACGTGAGACTATGCACTCCTGTTTCACGAGCGAACACTTGGTGGAATCTCGATCCACTGGTGAAACTTTTTTGGTCAAGTTGTTCAGACAGACCGTGGACGGTACCAGTTTGAAAGTAAAAGGTACcaaattgaaaacaaaaggtGTAATGGTGTTCAAGGTAGACGACCATGGAAATGCAGTGTACACTCAAGACATTGGAGATCTCGCcatcttcctctcaaagtcTGAACCTTTTTGTGTCCGTGCTAGCTCTTTTCCTGGCGTGAGCCCTAACCATGTCTATATGTTGGATGTCAGGGAGGTGGCATATTTCAAGCTTACGGATTCTTCCATCATAAGTTATACTCACAGATTCAAGGCCCCTTACTTTTGTCCACCtcaaaatatagaatattaA